Proteins encoded in a region of the Pocillopora verrucosa isolate sample1 chromosome 11, ASM3666991v2, whole genome shotgun sequence genome:
- the LOC131782894 gene encoding adenosine receptor A3-like, with product MGTSNRTHPSENFNCFFLEVILLHASHKPLYISTVITSIINGIALVFATVGNSIILTVVLRTTALQTCSNLFLGNLVLSDLLVGAMVQPLFIIYKTGEILGKYSCVAHALFSTCAWLCAGVSFLTLTALNFERHIAIFAPLRYKTLVTSRSVIIISFFIWLLSLLLVSSRFYGFSSIAFYAVGCTIIVISLITFLVISVRIHRVVQRHRKQIAVSHPSNLGSWQRQAREAGHARNVAWVTSIFFACYLPTLIIMITYTIVGYTVELKTVYLWSDALVFLNSSFNPAIYCWRNKGIRKAVFKVLDLKRKASIQPNEQASPECSKSAGCVIDSVSDKIPSARSTDQLGKYN from the coding sequence ATGGGTACGTCAAATCGAACACATCCTTCAGAAAACTTCAACTGCTTTTTTCTAGAAGTGATCTTGCTCCATGCCAGCCATAAACCCTTGTACATCTCTACTGTGATTACGAGCATCATAAATGGTATAGCATTGGTGTTCGCCACCGTCGGAAACAGCATCATTTTAACAGTTGTACTCCGAACAACGGCCTTACAAACTTGTTCAAACCTTTTCCTTGGAAACCTGGTTTTATCTGATTTATTGGTTGGGGCCATGGTACAAcctctttttattatttacaaaacaGGAGAAATACTAGGAAAGTATTCATGTGTTGCGCATGCATTGTTTTCGACATGCGCTTGGCTTTGTGCTGGAGTATCTTTCCTGACATTAACAGCTTTGAACTTTGAAAGACACATTGCTATCTTCGCCCCTCTAAGATACAAAACATTGGTTACATCGCGGAGCGTcataataatttctttcttcatttgGCTACTGTCGCTCTTATTAGTTTCTTCGCGTTTCTACGGGTTCAGCAGTATCGCCTTCTACGCAGTCGGTTGTACCATCATCGTCATTAGTTTGATAACATTTCTCGTCATTTCAGTCCGAATTCATCGCGTTGTTCAACGCCATAGAAAGCAAATCGCGGTTAGCCATCCAAGCAATCTAGGAAGTTGGCAAAGACAAGCACGCGAGGCGGGACACGCAAGAAATGTAGCTTGGGTGACTTCAATCTTCTTCGCTTGCTACTTGCCAAccttgataataatgataacctACACTATTGTTGGCTACACTGTCGAGTTAAAAACGGTTTATCTTTGGTCTGACGCGCTGGTGTTTCTAAATTCCTCTTTTAACCCTGCAATTTACTGTTGGAGGAACAAAGGTATTAGAAAAGCTGTCTTCAAAGTTCTTGATCTGAAAAGGAAGGCTTCCATACAACCTAACGAACAGGCTTCTCCAGAGTGTTCAAAAAGTGCGGGTTGCGTAATAGACAGTGTCAGCGATAAAATACCTTCCGCCCGGTCAACTGACCAATTGGGTAAATATAATTAG